The following are encoded in a window of Peromyscus maniculatus bairdii isolate BWxNUB_F1_BW_parent chromosome X, HU_Pman_BW_mat_3.1, whole genome shotgun sequence genomic DNA:
- the LOC143270803 gene encoding periphilin-1-like isoform X2 gives MRNGFRRKRFYSSHYSRQRSPHKRGAPFLRESRVGGKDSLHSRFGSSLSSRSRICSFHQFRKRRKERAIQFLKTSRDTVPSSSSSKMGSKAPLRINQTEEPESNTTAGPELCEDSQLSIRSKAIASKITEIEKVYRQDCDTFGMVVERLVEKDPSLEKSIQFAMKQSLHEIGEQRVEELKHFIMEYDNSTPDFGDPF, from the exons ATGAGAAACGGCTTTAGAAGAAAACGTTTCTATTCTTCCCATTATTCAAGACAACGCTCTCCCCATAAACGGGGCGCTCCTTTTTTGAGAGAATCTCGTGTGGGCGGGAAGGACTCCCTACACAGCAGATTTGGATCCAGTCtcagcagtagaagcaggatCTGCTCCTTCCATCAGTTTCGAAAGAGACGTAAAGAGAGAGCCatccagtttttgaaaacatcaagagatactgtgccctcaagttcttcatccaag ATGGGATCCAAGGCACCATTACGTATCAACCAGACAGAAGAACCCGAGTCAAACACAACAGCTGGCCCAGAATTGTGTGAAGACAGCCAGCTTAGCATTCGCTCAAAAGCGATCGCATCAAAAATCACTGAGATTGAGAAGGTTTACCGACAAGACTGTGACACTTTCGGGATGGTGGTGGAAAGGCTGGTTGAAAAGGATCCTTCGTTAGAAAAATCTATACAGTTTGCAATGAAGCAGAGTTTGCATGAAATAGGTGAGCAACGTGTTGAAgaactcaagcatttcattatggagtATGATAATTCTACTCCAGATTTTGGAGACCCTTTTTAG
- the LOC143270803 gene encoding periphilin-1-like isoform X1 produces MRNGFRRKRFYSSHYSRQRSPHKRGAPFLRESRVGGKDSLHSRFGSSLSSRSRICSFHQFRKRRKERAIQFLKTSRDTVPSSSSSKVLKSPSRLTEKEQADAACKRANENSKQSEENNLAEISEFEMGSKAPLRINQTEEPESNTTAGPELCEDSQLSIRSKAIASKITEIEKVYRQDCDTFGMVVERLVEKDPSLEKSIQFAMKQSLHEIGEQRVEELKHFIMEYDNSTPDFGDPF; encoded by the coding sequence ATGAGAAACGGCTTTAGAAGAAAACGTTTCTATTCTTCCCATTATTCAAGACAACGCTCTCCCCATAAACGGGGCGCTCCTTTTTTGAGAGAATCTCGTGTGGGCGGGAAGGACTCCCTACACAGCAGATTTGGATCCAGTCtcagcagtagaagcaggatCTGCTCCTTCCATCAGTTTCGAAAGAGACGTAAAGAGAGAGCCatccagtttttgaaaacatcaagagatactgtgccctcaagttcttcatccaaggtgttaaaaagccccagccggctgactgagaaggaacaggctgatgcCGCATGCAAGAGGGCTAATGAAAATTCCAAGcagtcagaagaaaataacttggcTGAAATTTCCGAGTTTGAGATGGGATCCAAGGCACCATTACGTATCAACCAGACAGAAGAACCCGAGTCAAACACAACAGCTGGCCCAGAATTGTGTGAAGACAGCCAGCTTAGCATTCGCTCAAAAGCGATCGCATCAAAAATCACTGAGATTGAGAAGGTTTACCGACAAGACTGTGACACTTTCGGGATGGTGGTGGAAAGGCTGGTTGAAAAGGATCCTTCGTTAGAAAAATCTATACAGTTTGCAATGAAGCAGAGTTTGCATGAAATAGGTGAGCAACGTGTTGAAgaactcaagcatttcattatggagtATGATAATTCTACTCCAGATTTTGGAGACCCTTTTTAG